One window from the genome of Streptomyces cadmiisoli encodes:
- a CDS encoding SDR family oxidoreductase — MSSQESAWSPSTSSSPASPASASSTAAQETAPTRVAVVTGGSRGIGRETVRRLAADGFAVVVGYAGNREAAEQAVEQVTAAGGRAVAVRADVADEEQASALFDVAQAEFGGVDVVVNAAGRMHLASVVDTDLAELDAMHRTNIRGGFVIAQQAARRIREGGAFIAFSTSVVGLAFPGYGAYTASKGAVEALTLILARELRGRNVTANAVAPGPTATELFLDGKDEETIARLASQPPLERLGTPQDIAEVVAFLASPAGHWVNGQVVRANGGII; from the coding sequence ATGTCTTCCCAGGAATCCGCGTGGTCCCCGTCGACTTCCTCTTCTCCGGCTTCTCCGGCCTCCGCCTCTTCTACGGCGGCCCAGGAGACCGCGCCGACCCGCGTCGCCGTCGTCACCGGCGGCTCGCGCGGCATCGGCCGTGAGACGGTGCGGCGGCTGGCGGCCGACGGTTTCGCCGTGGTCGTCGGCTACGCGGGCAACCGCGAGGCGGCCGAGCAGGCCGTCGAGCAGGTCACCGCGGCCGGTGGCCGGGCCGTCGCGGTCCGCGCGGACGTGGCCGACGAGGAGCAGGCGTCCGCGCTGTTCGACGTCGCGCAGGCCGAGTTCGGCGGCGTCGACGTGGTGGTGAACGCGGCCGGACGCATGCATCTGGCGTCGGTCGTCGACACGGATCTGGCGGAGCTGGACGCGATGCACCGCACCAACATCCGCGGCGGGTTCGTGATCGCCCAGCAGGCCGCGCGCCGGATCCGCGAGGGCGGCGCCTTCATCGCCTTCTCCACCTCCGTGGTGGGCCTGGCCTTCCCCGGCTACGGCGCCTACACCGCGAGCAAGGGCGCGGTCGAGGCGCTGACGCTGATTCTCGCCCGTGAGCTGCGCGGCCGGAACGTCACGGCCAACGCCGTGGCCCCCGGGCCCACCGCCACCGAGCTGTTCCTGGACGGCAAGGACGAGGAGACCATCGCCCGCCTCGCGTCCCAGCCCCCGCTGGAGCGCCTCGGCACCCCGCAGGACATCGCCGAGGTGGTCGCCTTCCTCGCCTCCCCGGCCGGCCACTGGGTCAACGGCCAGGTCGTCCGCGCCAACGGCGGCATCATCTGA
- a CDS encoding SDR family NAD(P)-dependent oxidoreductase, producing the protein MLTRTPRTILLTGGSSGFGALTVRALADAGHTVFAGIRQTAGRNAPAVADLRRYAADHGVDLHAVELDVTSQDSADAAVAHVLSAHGRLDAVVHNAGHMVTGPAEAFTPDQLAQLYDVNVLGAQRVNRAALPHLRDRGDGLLMWIGSSSTRGGCPPFLGPYFAAKAAMDALAVSYAAEVVRFGIDTAIVVPGAFTSGTNHFLHAGAPADTERSAAYDERYGALMAGLDQRLAALVPPDADVAQVAEAVVRLVDLPAGSRPLRTHVDPARDGSEIVSVVADRVRAEFFRRAGLDDLLTAGSSL; encoded by the coding sequence ATGCTCACCCGGACACCCCGGACCATCCTGCTGACCGGCGGTTCCAGCGGCTTCGGCGCGCTGACCGTGCGCGCGCTCGCCGACGCCGGGCACACCGTCTTTGCGGGGATCCGGCAGACGGCCGGCCGCAACGCGCCGGCGGTCGCCGACCTGCGCCGCTACGCCGCCGACCACGGCGTCGACCTGCACGCCGTGGAACTCGACGTCACCTCGCAGGACTCCGCCGACGCGGCGGTCGCGCACGTCCTGTCCGCCCACGGCCGGCTGGACGCGGTCGTCCACAACGCCGGGCACATGGTCACCGGCCCCGCCGAGGCCTTCACCCCCGACCAACTGGCACAGCTGTACGACGTCAACGTGCTCGGCGCCCAGCGCGTCAACCGCGCCGCGCTGCCCCATCTGCGCGACCGGGGCGACGGGTTGCTGATGTGGATCGGCAGCTCCAGCACCCGCGGCGGCTGCCCGCCCTTCCTCGGCCCGTACTTCGCGGCCAAGGCCGCCATGGACGCGCTCGCCGTCAGCTACGCCGCCGAGGTCGTGCGGTTCGGCATCGACACCGCCATCGTCGTCCCCGGCGCCTTCACCTCCGGCACGAACCACTTCCTGCACGCGGGCGCGCCCGCGGACACGGAGCGCTCGGCCGCCTACGACGAGCGCTACGGCGCGCTGATGGCCGGCCTGGACCAGCGGCTGGCCGCGCTCGTCCCGCCGGACGCGGACGTGGCACAGGTCGCCGAGGCGGTGGTACGGCTGGTGGACCTGCCCGCGGGGAGCCGGCCGCTGCGCACCCATGTGGACCCCGCCCGGGACGGCAGCGAGATCGTCTCCGTGGTCGCCGACCGCGTCCGCGCGGAGTTCTTCCGCCGCGCGGGGCTGGACGACCTGCTCACCGCGGGCAGTTCACTGTGA